Proteins from a genomic interval of Gluconacetobacter diazotrophicus PA1 5:
- a CDS encoding OmpA family protein: MRLRTALLATTLMAAAPVAANATIITGPYVDLGGGYNLVQNQHGHFSNDPANASMLTKSSSQYRHDAGFTGFGAVGWGFGNGLRLEAEGLYNYSEINHRAPTAATGVTSGHDQSYGGMLNVLYDIDLKQFGIDVPVTPFVGVGAGYLWQNVSPTTTRYSNGNVSRLGGTNGGFAYQGIVGAAYDIPNMPGLQLTAQYRMVGQAFSDGPFTMTSYTNGVGKSVGHAFFDNRFNHQFILGLRYAFNTAPPPPPPAPVVVPPAPTPARTYLVFFDWDRSDLTARAREIVAEAAQASTHVQTTRIEVNGYTDNSAAHPGPRGEKYNMGLSIRRAQSVKAELIRDGVPTGAIDIHGYGEQHPLVPTGPNTREPQNRRVEIILH, from the coding sequence ATGCGTCTCCGCACGGCATTACTCGCCACCACACTGATGGCGGCTGCACCGGTTGCTGCTAACGCAACCATCATTACCGGCCCCTATGTCGACCTGGGTGGCGGCTACAACCTGGTCCAGAACCAGCACGGTCATTTCTCCAACGATCCCGCCAATGCTTCGATGCTTACGAAGAGCTCGTCGCAGTATCGCCATGACGCCGGCTTCACCGGCTTCGGCGCTGTTGGCTGGGGCTTTGGTAACGGCCTGCGTCTCGAGGCCGAGGGCCTTTACAACTATTCCGAGATCAACCACCGCGCCCCGACCGCCGCGACCGGCGTCACCAGTGGTCACGATCAGTCGTACGGCGGCATGCTGAACGTGCTGTATGACATCGACCTGAAGCAGTTCGGGATCGACGTCCCCGTCACGCCGTTCGTCGGTGTCGGTGCCGGCTACCTGTGGCAGAACGTCAGCCCGACCACGACCCGGTATTCGAACGGCAATGTCAGCCGTCTGGGCGGCACGAACGGCGGCTTCGCCTATCAGGGCATCGTCGGTGCGGCCTACGACATCCCGAACATGCCCGGCCTGCAGCTGACGGCGCAGTACCGCATGGTTGGCCAGGCGTTCTCGGACGGTCCATTCACCATGACCTCCTACACCAACGGTGTGGGCAAGAGCGTCGGCCACGCGTTCTTCGACAACCGCTTCAACCATCAGTTCATCCTGGGACTGCGCTACGCGTTCAACACCGCGCCGCCGCCGCCGCCGCCGGCTCCGGTTGTCGTGCCGCCCGCGCCGACCCCGGCCCGCACCTACCTGGTGTTCTTCGACTGGGATCGTTCGGACCTGACGGCCCGCGCGCGTGAGATCGTGGCCGAAGCCGCCCAGGCCTCGACCCACGTCCAGACGACGCGTATCGAAGTCAACGGCTACACCGACAACTCCGCGGCCCACCCCGGCCCGCGTGGTGAGAAGTACAACATGGGCCTGTCCATCCGTCGCGCTCAGAGCGTGAAGGCTGAACTGATCCGTGACGGCGTGCCGACCGGCGCGATCGACATCCACGGCTATGGCGAGCAGCATCCGCTGGTCCCGACGGGTCCGAACACCCGCGAGCCGCAGAACCGTCGCGTCGAGATCATCCTGCACTGA